One window of Nostoc sp. C052 genomic DNA carries:
- the rnhA gene encoding ribonuclease HI, with protein sequence MPTQPKIQSIYTDGACTGNPGPGGWGVVIYFSDGSIHEIGDASPHTTNNKMEMQAAIAALQFLQTSQQAEPITLHTDSEYLINCVTKWVKGWKKKGWKKSDGKPVQNQDLLEILDELNTQQVKWQHVRGHSGNIGNERCDAIARTYASGKTPSLQQLSSTDFYKSLPSTNELNVAKVADYEKNSRIINQSPQKISTSAPEITVMEPSTGPTAAVTDEKPPEMRVSQLRSLVETLRIADEISEKGYLITSSELADLMDVHASAVTSRGDQWRWRNWIVSRVRREGNQILWELERGDQVGGEEE encoded by the coding sequence ATGCCCACCCAACCCAAAATTCAAAGTATATACACCGATGGTGCTTGCACTGGTAATCCTGGCCCTGGCGGTTGGGGTGTAGTCATCTACTTCAGCGATGGCTCAATCCACGAAATAGGCGATGCATCCCCTCATACCACTAATAATAAAATGGAGATGCAGGCTGCGATCGCTGCACTTCAATTCCTGCAAACATCTCAACAAGCAGAACCCATCACCCTTCATACCGATAGCGAATACCTGATTAACTGCGTTACCAAGTGGGTGAAAGGCTGGAAAAAGAAAGGCTGGAAAAAATCAGATGGTAAACCCGTCCAAAACCAAGACCTTTTAGAAATCTTAGATGAACTCAATACCCAACAGGTAAAATGGCAACACGTCCGGGGACATTCTGGTAACATAGGTAACGAACGTTGTGATGCGATCGCTCGCACCTATGCAAGTGGCAAAACCCCTTCCCTACAACAATTATCTTCTACAGATTTTTATAAATCTTTACCTTCCACAAATGAACTAAATGTAGCAAAAGTAGCTGATTATGAAAAAAACTCTAGAATAATTAACCAAAGTCCGCAAAAAATCAGTACTTCTGCACCAGAAATAACCGTTATGGAACCATCAACTGGGCCAACTGCGGCCGTAACCGATGAAAAACCGCCAGAAATGAGGGTTTCGCAACTCCGCAGCTTGGTCGAAACTCTGCGTATAGCTGACGAAATTTCTGAAAAAGGATACTTAATCACCAGTTCTGAGTTAGCAGACTTGATGGATGTCCATGCCAGTGCTGTCACCAGTCGTGGAGATCAATGGCGCTGGCGAAACTGGATAGTGTCACGGGTACGCCGTGAAGGAAATCAAATTCTTTGGGAGTTGGAACGCGGGGATCAAGTAGGAGGTGAAGAGGAGTAG
- a CDS encoding M50 family metallopeptidase, whose product MRESSKNFETLLTKEAPPVVERMGLTWLVAAAIATALLWQIPGGDYILYPFTILATWFHEMGHGLMALLLGGQFQKLQIFSNGSGVATYGIRSLLGPIGPAIIAAAGPMGPPIAGAALILASRSFTAASLSLKILGSFLLFSTLIWVRSWFGLVAIPLLGLIILGIALKAPRWAQGFAIQFLGVQACVSTYHQLDYLFSSSAGPLGISDTAQMQRYLLLPYWFWGGLMAIASLMILIQSLRLAYRSE is encoded by the coding sequence ATGAGGGAATCAAGTAAAAATTTTGAAACCTTACTTACCAAAGAAGCCCCGCCAGTTGTTGAACGTATGGGACTTACCTGGCTAGTTGCCGCAGCGATCGCAACTGCTTTATTGTGGCAAATACCAGGAGGTGACTATATCTTATACCCATTTACCATTCTGGCAACTTGGTTTCATGAAATGGGTCACGGCTTAATGGCACTGCTATTAGGGGGACAGTTCCAGAAATTGCAGATTTTTAGCAATGGTTCCGGTGTTGCAACTTATGGCATCCGGTCGTTATTGGGGCCAATTGGCCCGGCAATAATTGCAGCCGCAGGGCCAATGGGGCCACCTATTGCTGGTGCAGCTTTGATTCTGGCTTCCCGCAGTTTTACAGCAGCTTCCTTGAGTTTAAAAATATTAGGGAGTTTTCTGCTATTTTCGACATTAATTTGGGTGCGTTCCTGGTTTGGATTGGTGGCAATTCCCTTGCTGGGTTTAATAATCTTAGGTATCGCCCTGAAAGCACCTCGTTGGGCGCAAGGTTTTGCTATTCAATTTCTGGGTGTACAAGCTTGTGTAAGTACGTACCATCAACTTGATTATCTATTTAGTAGTTCTGCTGGCCCCCTTGGAATTTCTGATACAGCGCAAATGCAGCGATATTTGCTTTTACCTTACTGGTTTTGGGGCGGATTAATGGCGATCGCATCTTTGATGATTTTAATCCAAAGTCTCCGCCTTGCCTATCGTTCGGAGTGA